The DNA segment GTTGCGCTGATCATACGCTCGATGTTCCGGCTGACCCGGCATTGGTATATAGCAGATCTTAATTGTGAAGGCCGTTATGAAATGAGCGAAACTTCCGCCCTGAAGGCGGTTTTCCGCAAAATGTTCGGGCATTTGTGGGGCATGCTGCGGTGCGCTTATGTTTTTCGGGAAAATGGCGAGGAATCCGGGATTTTCAGGAAGGACTGGTCACTGCTGAACCGTTATACCCTGTTTATCCAGAATCCGCCGGATGTTGATTACCGGGTGGTCTTGCTGATGGGCCTGCTGGCCGACCGCATTGATCCCGACAGGTGGTACCCATGGCTAAACTGAGGCTTGCCGCGGCGGTTTTGGCGCTGGCGCTGGCGTGCGGCTGTTCGCGGGTGTTTCTGCCGCACAGTGTGGACGCAGAGATGGGTCGCAAGGCCGACGCCGAACTTGCCGGTTCGTTCAAACCGGCGGACGACGCGCCCGCGCTTGCCTATATCGCCGGGCTGGGCGACAGGGTGGCGAAGCATTCCGAACGCCCGGACCTGCACTTCAGATATGTGCTGGTTCATTCCGACAGTATAAATGCGATCGCTTCGCCCAGCGCGACCATCTACGTGACCTCCGGCCTGCTTTACGCCATGAAGAACGATGAAATCGCCGTCGCCGGAGTGCTCGGGCATGAAATGGCCCACATCATACAGCGGCATGCCACCGAGAAACTGCAGAACCGGCTCGGCCTGAAGGCGTTGATGCTGTTTTTCGGGGGCGACCAGTTTTTCGGAGGCGCGATTTCCGACACGGTGAGCGATCTTATAGGCGTGAAGTATTCGCGCGAAATGGAGCTGGAAGCCGATCTCTGCGCCGCGCGGTATCTGCTGGCCATGGGCGTAAACGCCAGCCGGGTTGACGAGTTTCTCCGGCGGCTGCAGGAAATTCCGGAACTGGCCGGTTCCGGGCGCGGCTATATGGATGAACATCCCCCCCTGGACGCGCGCGTAGCGAATATCGAGAGATATCTTCAGGCAATGCACAGCCGCAACAAGCGGAACTCCTCCGGCACATGATCCGGCAAACGGCATACGCGCTGGTTCTGGCGGTTCTGGCGGCCTGCCCGGGCCGGGCCTGTGCGGCAGGCGGAACGGCCGGGTCAGCCAATCCCGCCGTCATACTGGCAAAAGACGCCGTCCGCGCCGTTTCCTCGCCTATACGTTATGACCGGCGTGACTGGCTCACGTTTGCCGCCGTAGCCGCCGCGGGACTGGGGCTGTACTCCGTCGACGGCGATATCTCGGATTTTTTCCGGCGCAACGCCGTGCCGCCCGACACTTCAAGAGTTTTCAAAACATTCGGCGAAGGCAAATATACTGTCCCCGCGATGGCTGCCCTGTATGGCATAGGCTGCGCGGCGAAAGCCGGACGCTTGAAAACCGCGTCGACGCTGGCGGTGGAAAGTTTTCTCATATCGGGTTTTGCGGCAAACGCGATAAAGCTGGCGGTGCACCGGCACCGGCCCGGCAGCGGCGACGGGCCGGGCCGGTTTGACGGCGCTTCCTTTTCAAATGGCGACACATCCTTTCCGTCTGGCCACGCCGCCGTGGTTTTTTCCATGGCGGGCGCGTTTGCCGGAGTCTATGCCGACAAGCCTGTCGTTGCCGTTACCGCGTACAGTGCGGCGGTTCTTACCGGCCTGTCCCGCATCAACGATGACGCGCACTGGGCAAGCGACGTGTTTTTTGGCGCGGCGATCGGTTATTTCACAGCCAAAGCCGTTGTGCGTTACCATAACGTCCGCGCTGAAGCCGGCGCACCGGCAGTTGTTCTGCTGCCGGGCTACAGCAACGGGCCGCAACTGACGCTTGTGCGCCGGTTTTAAACACTTTTCCAGTGTCCGGCGGGCGGGATTTTGCGTTTGCATAAAGTATCCGGCAACGAAGATACGGCGGCGCGTTCCAGCAGGCGGATTTTGCGGTTGCAATGCGGAATTTTGCGGTTGCAAATAAGGAAAGAGGCCCTTGCGGGCCTCTTTCTCTATAGGAGGAACAGCTATTTGTATTCGAGACTGATCAGTCTGTATTTCTTTTCACCAACCGGCAGCACGACGGAAAATTCATCGCCGGTTTTCTTGCCGAGAATTCCTATGGCGAGCGGCGAGTCCACTGAAATGGAACCGTTCATGGGATCGGCTTCTTCCGATCCTGCCAGCGTGTAAGTGAGTTCCACACCTTTTGCGGTGTCTTTCACCGTTACGGTCGCGCCGATGCGCGCACGGGTTTTGTCCACCTGCATGTCATCTATGATCTTGGCGTTGCGCAATTTTGCCTCAAGTTCGGTGATTTTAGACAGGGTTTCCGCCTGTTTTTCCTTGGCGTAGGTATAGCCCGCGTTTTCGCGCAGGTCACCCTGCGCCATCGCTTCGCCTATTTCAAGCGACAGTTCCTGCTTGAGCGTGCGCAGTCTGGCCAGATCGCCCTGAAGTTTCTCATAGCCTTCTTTAGTTACATAAATACCCTGCATAAGCTCTCCGGAATTTTGAGTTTTTTTAGTATAGCAATTGAAGCCGCATTTTAAAAGCCGTTATTTGCCGCCGCCCATATCCGGCTGGTAAACGCCCGCGCCCACAAGATAATCCGCACCGGAAACCGCCACTTTGCGGATATAGGACATCTTGACCGACGGTTTCTCCGTGCCCGGCCTGGGCCAGGTATATTTTACCCACACGCCTTTTTCCGCGCTGGCTTTCTTAAACATCTCGCGCACGAAGGAATGGCCGTCAGTATCCTTCAGGTCCATGATGTTTTTGCCGACGTATTCGGGAAACAGCGGATCAACCTGCTCCGTTCCGGTCGAATCAATCACGAAAACATATACATCGGAAAAAATAAACCGGCTCGCCCGATCCTCAATTTCGGCAAAAGCGGCGGTGCCTTTTCGGACGATAAGCGCGGCCGCGGCGTCCACCGTATCCGACAGAAATATACGTTCTG comes from the Elusimicrobiaceae bacterium genome and includes:
- a CDS encoding M48 family metalloprotease, coding for MAKLRLAAAVLALALACGCSRVFLPHSVDAEMGRKADAELAGSFKPADDAPALAYIAGLGDRVAKHSERPDLHFRYVLVHSDSINAIASPSATIYVTSGLLYAMKNDEIAVAGVLGHEMAHIIQRHATEKLQNRLGLKALMLFFGGDQFFGGAISDTVSDLIGVKYSREMELEADLCAARYLLAMGVNASRVDEFLRRLQEIPELAGSGRGYMDEHPPLDARVANIERYLQAMHSRNKRNSSGT
- a CDS encoding phosphatase PAP2 family protein; its protein translation is MIRQTAYALVLAVLAACPGRACAAGGTAGSANPAVILAKDAVRAVSSPIRYDRRDWLTFAAVAAAGLGLYSVDGDISDFFRRNAVPPDTSRVFKTFGEGKYTVPAMAALYGIGCAAKAGRLKTASTLAVESFLISGFAANAIKLAVHRHRPGSGDGPGRFDGASFSNGDTSFPSGHAAVVFSMAGAFAGVYADKPVVAVTAYSAAVLTGLSRINDDAHWASDVFFGAAIGYFTAKAVVRYHNVRAEAGAPAVVLLPGYSNGPQLTLVRRF
- a CDS encoding transcription elongation factor GreA; the protein is MQGIYVTKEGYEKLQGDLARLRTLKQELSLEIGEAMAQGDLRENAGYTYAKEKQAETLSKITELEAKLRNAKIIDDMQVDKTRARIGATVTVKDTAKGVELTYTLAGSEEADPMNGSISVDSPLAIGILGKKTGDEFSVVLPVGEKKYRLISLEYK